The Puntigrus tetrazona isolate hp1 chromosome 13, ASM1883169v1, whole genome shotgun sequence genome contains the following window.
ATTTATCAAAGATGTGAATTTGTGTGACTGTGCGTGTCAGCTTGTGTGTTAGTGTGCGTGTTTTTGTAGAGGGCAGTTCCGGACACTCTATCCTGTATTGATCCCTGTCAGACCCTGGGCTATAAATTCTCTGTTTGTTACAGATAGAATCAATAGGTAATTAGTCTGGGACATAAATGATGGAATCAAACATAGTGCATGTGATCCATGCTGCTTTGATCCAAATGCACAGGtaatattagtgtgtgtgtgtgtgtgtgtgtgtgtgtgtgtgtgtttgagagagagagagagagcgaaataGGTTTTAGGCAAGAATATTCCTTTTTGTTGATTGTTTTGAGTAAAAACCGaaataatgtgaaatttaatttaaaatgaaaaaaggaataaatcttattttaaatatcttttaaaatgtaatttattcctgttatgcaaagctgaattgtcagcatcattactctagtcttttTATTGTCACATGGTCCTTTAGTACATTAATTTTGTAGAAACCATGATATATTTTTGGGGGGATTCTGtgatcattttacagcattcatttgaaatagaaatcttcgcaacattgtaaatgtctttaccatCACCTTTGACCAACtaaatgcatctttgctaaataaaagtattaattcctttcaaagaaaaaagtcCCAACACAAACTGTATGTGTGCTGAGCGTCGTGACAAAAGCAAAGAGGCTGTGAGGCATGTCTTTTATGTAGAACCATAAATCAAAAAGCTACGTTTATGTAAAACAGTTTGGTTCTTTGCACGGACATGCTGCTTTAGTTAATGCTTCTAATTTGCTGTTTTGCATATAGGCTGGAAGCCCGACCTCTGTGACCGCACCCTGCAGTTTTCCCAGGACTTCAGTGACACCCTCAAACCAGGATATATGCAGGTAAGTCTGCCCTCCCTTAGGCCTGAAGCCTTAATGTGCTTCTGCATTATAAGGTTGTGTCCTGAAAGGGAGTAAAAGGTCCAGAAAGGGGCAGAGCTGACAAAACCACAATGGGCCAACACTGCCATCCATCTTGATTCTggcattttgttttctaaacCTTCCTCTCGGTTCCTCCCACCTGTCTGTTTGTAATCTTTCTCCATTTGTTCTCTAATGCATGTTGCATGTCTCTTTATGTCCGTTTTCTCTCTTCCCATCTCTGTTTCTGTAcctctctttctgtcccatccctctcctctcctctcgtATGCAGTTCTAATGACCTCGCTCAGGACCAGAAGCCTTTACAGGCCACTGTAGTGCTGTTGAACTCTAATGGTAAAAGCTCAGCATCTCAGGGTGTCACCATGACCACGCTCTGCCTGGACTCCCCCAACAAGCCCAAAAATAGGACCTTGTTTGGCACAGAATGGCTGTCCTTACTCAAACCATCAGTCAACTTGAAACCAGAAGGAGGGAGTCTCAAGTTCTCAAAGTCTCTGAATGATGTAGGACAAAAGATGGACAGCCTATGTAACGGCCTCCACTTTATAGACCGTACGTGTTCGGATGGGGAGCTGGGAGCCGAGAAGGAACAACTCGTGCAAGACGGCCACATCAAAGCCGTCAATGGTCAAGCCAACTGTCCTCCTCCGTTTGCTTCTCAGcctccatccttcctcaacaacTATAAATACATCTCCAACCCAGGGCCGGAACAGTGCCTGGCTCCCCCTGCACCTCCTCATTCAGACCTTCAAAAAAGCTCCAACTTCCTGCGCCTCATCTTCCCGTTCAATCACTCGTCCACCACAGGGAGCCTGCAGGCATCTGAGATGGGTAGCTATGCCTCAAGGCTGCACATCGGCAAGTCATCCAGCGCCATGCTGGATGTCAGCGAGTCCTGCTGTATGGAGGAGATGGGAGATGACGAGGTGTTCGAGGAGGACTCATCCCGCTGGAAGCTGAAGACTGAGGGCTTGCGGGCTCCTCTTTGCTCCCTTGAGGAGGACAGCGACCTGGATCAGTGCTGCTCTCCGCTGTCTGAGAAAAACGGGCCGCTGTCGCCCTACTCCCTATCGGGGGACTGCTGCAGGTTGGTGGGACTTACTCACTCCTGCCCAGCTCCTCTTACCCATGGACTCCACCTCTAGAGTGATTCATCCTCATAGTCCCAGCACAGCCCCCACCTGGATGTTCAATTCCTATCAGTCCCTCTTTATCCTTCCTGTTAGAGGCCTGCTAGTGCTGTGATAGTTTCTAGTCCTCTTGTAATGGTGGGCGATTAATGAAGTTCATATTTGAGTGGAGTTCTATCATGGCATGGCGATGGATAAGAAATGTTAATGTATGTGGTGTAATAGATCTGCTACGCTGCAGCTGCCGTTAGTTATTGCTGTTGTAGATTATTGCTGCTGCTGCCAATACATTTAAGGGACATACTGCAGCTGCACGTGTAACATACATAATCCCccatagcagatctatacaggtggagctggggaagtgGATGCTAGCCAGCCATTTAAATGTAGAGCAGCAAGCTTATTGGCTTTGTATGCAAACATGAACCAATCAGCTTGTGCCAAGTAGTTTAACACCTGTGAATATCAGTGAAGTCaagttttattgtcatttctgcTTCATGTGTGGACATACAGTATAATGAGATGTGTCTCGCAGGACCACGATGCTACGTACTGGTTACACGTAGGTAAACATACAgtgcaaatgaaaataataggGCTATACAACAGTTAACACatctatacacacactataaatactataatttgTAGTGCAGTGCTCAGGTAGACATGTTATCTACATGAATATCATCAGTTTGCATTGTGATGGGTTGCTaatctagagtttcatgacagAACTTGGCATTTATGAGTGTTAAAGATCCACAGTGTGGAAGAGGAAGTGTCCGATTTTCTGTGGGATGTGGTGCATTTTGTATCTCAATGCTGTCATGGGCAGTCCAAGAAGATTTCCTTGGAGAGATCCAGTCGATGCTTATGGTAGCTTCTCGATTGATGTAGTTTAGACATATTGAATGAGGTAGAATGAAAATTGAAATCTGATTACAGTTTTGGTTGTGGCTCTCTGGCTTTGCGATTTGAGACCAGGCGAAATAGCCGTTGTATCGATATTCATCTACAGGGCCACACAAATGCCTCAGGAAACAATTAGTGTAACTTATGAGGTATGTAATTGACTTAGAGCTGCGGCCTGCCAGCAGCAAACTAAATAACTCTGGGAGAAAAACTACTTTTGAGGTAGTACTATTTGGTTGTTACAAATTCTTTCTAACATCTTAGATGTAGGGTAGTAGTTTTCAGGTGAGTTCCCCTCTGGCTTATATAGAAAGTTATGGCTGTTTGACCTGTTACTGCACTGGATGAGGAACAAATTTTGTAATGGCTAAATCCTTGTTCTGTATAGTGTGAATATGCGAAGTATGAATGTAATCCGGACACACTATGACATTGTTAGTTCACTAGACATGACAAACCGTTGTGTCACTTCGCTGCCATTGACAAATCCTCTCCAGTGGCCTCCAGTGGTGATGAAGTGTCCCTTTGGTTAACAATTCAGAATTTTGCTGCAGTTAATAATCCATCCAGAGACTTTTTGACTACTGTAGTATGAATACTGTGAATTTGGACTACTTTCACATGCAGCTTTACAGTAGGGATTCTTATTCGGATGCAGCTTATGTTTCTATGGAAATTGGCTACATCCAACAAGCTTTTTGACAAGATCTGCTTATCTCTAAGCCAAAGTAATTTCTTAACACTTTCTAGCTTCACtagacccttttttttttttttttttttttttattgtttccgTCTTAAGGGTGAGAAGAGGTTTCTTCCCACATGTATTACCATTCCCATGCAGTGCTGTGAAAACACATGTGCTCTTAAAATAGTTGACATTTAGAGATCAGCCAGCAAGACTTATTGGTTTAAAGCAGAGCTGAAATGCCCAGGCTTGGAGATCTGCCACAAAGCATGCTCAGGTGTCTTGAGGTGTGACCCATGGCAGGGATCCATTTAAATGCATCACATGTACTggtgcatttaaatgttttaacttcatctgaatattttagttttatgagGGATCTATTCATGGAATAATGTAAGAATTATTCATACGTTTCTTTCTGCTCATTATTATGTGCTCAATCACATCtgcagatatatttttaaaagaacatgctaaaatgacaataaaaatgttttatactttTTGATCTTTAGAAACCTATTTATGAAAAGgtatttaaattacaatgatCTGAgaagtataaaatgtaatatcaagACCTTTAATTTCCAATAGATCCAATCGAgtcaaaagttaaaaaattcATCATTTGTACCCAAAATGTTCAGTGTAGTCATCATGTgctatttttcatgcattaaatttgctaatgaaaatatatgaagTTATCTGATAAATCCTAATCATAgtgttgggttattttgaataggttaacaacaacaacaacaccaccaccacaataaaaacatgatttttgaaaaaaaaaaaatattggtgaTATTGGTgcttataaagtaaaataattatatattattttaattgttaattatatgaaaatgtagttgaattttaatttaaaaaaactacacttttaaactatattttttatttttacttgttttaaagCCGTATCACaggaaataaaatcatatttgagTATCACAGAATTACAATGTCATGTCTGCCATTGTATTTGCTTTAATACAGTGCTTTACTTGccaaactaaataatttaaatattccaGAACAGCAGGtcaatgagcaaaaaaaaaaaggccagatAGAATGTCTTAAATGTGGTAATTGGATTGagtctttctattttaatgtaatctAGTGTAGCTTTATGTGATTGTCTTAATACACTCTGATTAAAATAGAAAGGAAGTGTGAGAGTGAAATGAATCTGGCCTTTGTAGTAAAGAAAAATATGCGCGATCATAAACAAAAGGAGTCCATTAAAGCAATGCCCCATAAAGCACTCGTGGATGTTATTACACACTGTGCTCAGATGGGCTGTAAAGCCGAGTGTAAGATGATGGAGATGTGACAGGCTtcgtttttctctttctctgtgctgtttCTTGCTCTAATCTTGTAGAGCCTTGACTGGATCGTGCGCGTCTGAAAATAGTCATTATCCTGGTCATTCAGTCTGAAAAGCCTCCTCTGGACGCTGACACGGAAGCAATCTTCCCGCTCATTTGTGCCCTGGCAGCTAGTTAACATTTAGAGGGCCCGTATCGTCGAGGATATGATTGGTACATCCATTACAACGTCTAAACCGTGTGCTGCGACCATAATGTCATTTGTTGTATGTTGTTGTTCTGTCAGTAAGTATATACATCAAAGATAAAATTTATGGTTGTCTATCTACAATTTTTCCTCATAACATTCCTCTGGCGAGTACCGCTGTTTGAAGTCACAGTCAAATCCCTTGTGTCTAAAGACTCGAAATTTTCCACATTTGGcagatggttttatttaaagccaCTTCAAACTGtgcattttaacacattgtGTTGCCTGGTAATCAAACTCATGACAGTGACATTGCACTTTAAGATCTGCATGCATAGAATTTTAGTTCCCCCGTTGTGTTCGTTTCGAATCCACCAGCAGGcatgcaataaataatacacattctcaaaacagaaaaatgagggtatatattctgtaaaacatgtatgtttaattttttgttgctgttatttGTGTTATCGCATCTCATTTACTGCTGTGACATTATAAAATTGTCCATGTAGTTagtattttttgtagttttttgtcctgttttagGGGGGCAGGGATatggtaacacacacacacacacaNNNNNNNNNNNNNNNNNNNNNNNNNNNNNNNNNNNNNNNNNNNNNNNNNNNNNNNNNNNNNNNNNNNNNNNNNNNNNNNNNNNNNNNNNNNNNNNNNNNNaagtattttgtattaaattataaaatataattagaatagagcaatatcatttataaaacattttgtattaaattaggAACATTCTAAAAAATATCACTTGaaataattagtatttaattattatatttagatgAAATTAATGTGAACTGGAAGAATAATATGATCTCAATGGTATcaatcagtttttattaaataaattttgttaTGTATCAAAAACACCATTAAAtagaaattgcatttatatttgtctATTAAGTTTTTTACTCATCAGTCATTTCACGCTCTGTTGTGTCTTCTTcatcccccttttttttttttacacgtctgtgtgtgtatgtgttgtgcAGCTCTAGTGGTCAAGCTAAACTTGAAGTAGATGTCTCAGATCAGACTACACTCGTCATGCCCATAAACCCCACCCCCGACTCCGCCCCCACCGCAAAGCGCCAAGTCAAACGCCGCATCCGTCGGCGACGGGAGAGCACCGGGACCGTTGGGTGTGCAACAGATTGTGTGGACCAACCGAGACATTCAAGGTTgcacaagcaaacacacacacactccgacTCCTCCTCAGAGGACGAGCAGCGCTGGAGAGAAGCGCGCTCCTGGAGTCGCCAGAAAGCGCGACGGAGGCGCAGCAGCAGCCGACACACGCAAGCGCATTCCCGCGAGGATCAGGACACCAAGCTCATGTCTGTCAACTCAGACGAGGGACAGAAAGAGAACCAGCCACCACCGTGCAAGGGCCCCAACACCAGGGCCCATAAAAAGCTGTCAAAGCGGGAGGAGCGTGGGGGCCAAAACCAGGCAGCCAATCACAAAAAAGGCAATGAACGTGGTAGTAATAAAAGTGGAAGTGAGGAGGAAGAGCCTATTACAAAGACATATGAAGAGAGAGGTTCAGGAGACCCAAATATGTCTGTCCCGTCACCTTATAAATGCACTATTCCCGCCAATCAAAATGGTGCTGCGCAACAGGCATGCACTGATGATGAACTAGAGGTGTGCAGGTGAGAAGTGATAGAGATGAACGAGCGTGAGAGGTTGAGCGAGCGGGAAGCTGATGTGTTT
Protein-coding sequences here:
- the LOC122356486 gene encoding uncharacterized protein LOC122356486, whose amino-acid sequence is MNMPLHQISVIPRDVTSSRVSSSGKAKEKDKQNEKPLGHSASRSSNISKAGSPTSVTAPCSFPRTSVTPSNQDICSSNDLAQDQKPLQATVVLLNSNGKSSASQGVTMTTLCLDSPNKPKNRTLFGTEWLSLLKPSVNLKPEGGSLKFSKSLNDVGQKMDSLCNGLHFIDRTCSDGELGAEKEQLVQDGHIKAVNGQANCPPPFASQPPSFLNNYKYISNPGPEQCLAPPAPPHSDLQKSSNFLRLIFPFNHSSTTGSLQASEMGSYASRLHIGKSSSAMLDVSESCCMEEMGDDEVFEEDSSRWKLKTEGLRAPLCSLEEDSDLDQCCSPLSEKNGPLSPYSLSGDCCRICHCEGDEECPLITPCHCTGSLRFVHQGCLHQWIKSSDTRCCELCKYDFIMETHLKPLRKWEKLQMSTSERRKIFCSVTFHLAAVVCVIWSLYVLIDRTAEEIRQGKNNALVRLSPLNAVGVLDWPFWTKLIVVAVGFAGGLIFMYIQCKVYLQLWRRLKAFNRIIFVQNCPDTVRNGENRPAPVTQSNGTHGTAEVPALQTQTNTGGVEMAPV